In the genome of Myxococcus guangdongensis, the window GCTTCGTGGCCACCGTGGACCCGGAGGACGCGTACGCGCCGCTGGCGGAGGCGGGGAGGGTGGCCGTGGGGCTGACGGCGCTGGCGCTCGTCGTGGCGGGCGTGGGCGGCTTCCTGCTCGCGCGCGGCGCCACCGGGCCCATCTCCCGGTTGAGCCAGGTGGTCACCCGCGTGGTGCGCGAGGGCGACCTCACCCAGCGCGTGGAGGTCTCCACCCGGCGCGACGAGGTGGGCGAGCTCGCCTCCGCCTTCTCCCTGATGATGGAGCACCTGCGCGAGTCCACCCGCGGCCTGCAGGCGGGCACCAAGGTGCTCGGGCAGACGGTCGCCGAGCTCACCGCCGCCGCCGCCCAGCAGGAGCGCACGCTGACGAAGCAGGCCGCCGCCCTCCAGGAGACGCAAGTGACGGCGCAGGAGATCAAGCAGACGTCGCTGATGGCCGCCGAGCGCTCCCAGGCCGTGCTCGGCGTCACCGCCCGCGCCCGCGAGGTGGGCCAGTCCGGCGAGGCCACGGTGTCCGCCAGCCTCCAGGGCTTCGAGGAGCTGCGCGAGCAGGTGGGCGTCGTGGCCCGCAGCATCGCCGCGCTCAACGAGCGCACCCGTCAGATTGGCGGCATCACCCAGACGGTGAAGGACCTGGCCGACCAGTCCAACATGCTCGCCCTCAACGCGGCGATCGAAGCCGTGCGCTCGGGCGAGCACGGCAAGGGCTTCGGCGTGGTGGCCCGCGAGATCCGCAGCCTCGCCGACCAGTCCATCTCGTCCACCGGCCGCGTGCGGGAGATCCTCGAGGACATCCGCCAGTCCATCGAGTCCACCGTCACCCAGGCCGAGCAGAGCCAGGGCAGCGCGGAGACCGGCCTCACCCAGGTGCGCGCCAGCGGCAACAGCCTCCGCGAGCTCACCGGCATCATCCAGGACAACGCCTCCGCCGCTCAGCAGATCGCCGCCGCCGTCACCCAGCAGAACGCCGGCGTGGCGCAGATCTTCATCGCCGTCACCGACCTGTCCCGCATGATGGAGGAGTCCATGCAGGGCCTTCAGGCCGCCCAGCGGATCACCGCGTCCCTGCGGGAAGTCGCCGCTCAAATGGACACCGTGGCGGCCACATACCGCGTCTAGTCAATGTCTTGCGGGTAACACTTTGAGTGCCAACATCGAGCACTCTCCGTGTAAATCAGGATTATGCGCAACCCGGGGATTCCTCGGGCCAATCCCGGCCCTTGGGAGCCCCGTTTCGTTGGTCCTTCACTTGAAGGAGCACCGCAATGCGCAGCGTCGTGAAAGCCGCCGTATGCATGGCAGTGATGGCGACGTCCCAAGCGTGGGGCTTCAATCCCACGGAGAACTCCCCCAAGGGCACCCTGGCTTCCCAGGCGTTCTTCAAGCCCGAGCTGTCGTTGGCCAGCGGGCAGGTGCCGCTGGCCGAGGCTCTGCGGAAGATGGGGCCTGACAGCGGGAAGGTCTGGGACGACTTCTTCGCCCGCAACGGGAACAACTTCGAGATCTACATCGACGTCGTGACGGGGACGGCCGCCAACATCCAGGGCGCCGTTCCGCTCATCCCCGGCAACGGGGTGGGCAACAAGCTGACCCTGGGCAGCCTGGGCCGGCAGCTGGGTCGTTCGGTCGACAAGGTGGACGGGGCCGTCGTGGCCGACCTCGTCTTCAAGTTCGTGGAGGCCAACCGCGCCGCGGTGGGCGTGGACATGCTCCAGCTGGGCGAGGCCCGGGCGGATCAGATCACCCCCGACCTGTGGCAGGTCTCCATCCCGCAGCAGTACCAGGGCATCCCCGTGCGGTACGGACGGCTGGCGGCCACCATCAGCCACGGCAACCTCATCCTCCTGGGCACCGAGTCCTGGGCGAACATCGGCGTGTCGCCGATGCCGCTGGTGGACGCGGATCGGGCCACGGTGCTCTCGCACGAGCGCTTCGGCCTGTACGAGAGCCCGGAGAGCATCTGGAAGGAGCCCACGCTGGAGGTGACGCCGGTGTCCGTGCCCAACGCGGGCTTCGGCCGGGGCATGACGCACCAGCTGGTGTGGACGTACGGCTTCACCACCACGGAGGGCCACGAGCACTGGAAGGTCACGGTCGACGCGGCCTCCGGTGACGTGCTCGCGCTCGAGGACGACAACCACTACATCGACCAGTCCGTGCGGGGCGGCGCGTACGTGTTCACCAACACGGACGTCCCGGTGACGTGCACGCCCGGCTCGTTCTGCGGCTCCATGCAGGCCAACTACCCCATGCCGTGGGCCAACGTGGGCAGCGGCGTCTTCACGGACGGCTACGGCGTCTACAACTACACCTCCGGCACCACCACCACCACGCTGGCCGGCAAGTACATCCGCATCACGGACACCTGCGGCGCCATCAGCGCGAGCGGCGCGGGCAACATCAACATGGGCGGCACCAACGGCCAGCACAACTGCATCAGCGGCCAGGCCGGCAACAGCCCCGCGTCCCGCAGCGCGTTCTACGAGCTCAACCGCATCGCGGAGCTGGCGCGCGGCTGGCTGCCCACCAACGCGTGGCTGCAAGGCACCATGACGGCCAACGTCAACATCAACAGCACCTGCAACGCCTTCTGGAACGGGTCCACGGTGAACTTCTACCGCAGCGGCGGTGGGTGCCGGAACACGGGTGAGATTGGCGCCGTGTTCGACCACGAGTGGGGCCACGGCATGGACGACAACGACACGGCCGGCACGCTGAGCAACTCCAGCGAGGCCTACGCCGACGTCGCGTCGATGTACCGCCTGCCGTTCAACCCCGCCGCCACGCCGACGTCCGGCCAGTCCCCCGCGTCCTGCGTGGGCTACGGCTTCTTCCAGACCACGAACAACGGCTGCGGCATGACGGCGGACGGCACCGGCTACAACGTCAACGAGGCCCAGACGGGCGCGGCCTGGTGCGCCACCAACTGCTCGGGCGTGCGTGACGCCGACTACGCGGCCCACAACCCCGCGACGCCCGCCACGCCGCAGAACTTCGTCTGCACCCGGTGCTCCAGCGGCACCGGCCCGTGCAGCCGTCAGGTCCACTGCGCCGCGTCCCCCGTGCGTCAGGCCGCGTGGGACTTCATCGCGCGGGACCTCCGCTCGGCGCCGTTCAACTACGACTGGAACACGGCGCAGACCATCGGCAACAAGGTGTTCTACCAGGGCAGCGGCAACATCGGCTCGTGGCACGCCTGCAACTGCACGGCGGGCACGTCCGATGGCTGCGCGGCCACCAACGGCTACAAGCAGTGGCTGGCGGCGGACGACGACAACGGCAACATCAACGATGGCACGCCGCACATGACGGCCATCTACAACGCGTTCAACCGCCACAACATCGCCTGTGCCACCCCGGCGCCGGTGAACAGCGGTTGTTCGGGCGGCCCCACGGCGGCGCCCACCGTCACGGTGACGCCGGCCACGGGCCAGGTCTCCCTGAGCTGGAGCGCCGTCAGCGGCGCGACCCAGTACTGGGTGATGAAGTCGGACGGTGTCAACGGCTGCAACTACGGCAAGGCGCGCGTCGCCACCACGACGGCGACCAACTACGTGGACGGCGAGGTCCTCTCCGGCCACAACACCTGCTACTCCGTCGTCGCCGCGGGCAGCAGCGCCGCGTGCTACGGCGCGTCCAGCACCTGCACCTGCGTGAGCCCGCTGTAGTCCGGCGCTCACCCTGACTTCCGACACGGTGGGGCGCGCTCGCTCGGGGGCGCTCCACCGGCGTCGAGGTCTCCCGGGGCGGCCTCGCGCTCGCGCGTGGGGCCGCCCTTCCTCGTCAGAGCTTCAGCTCCCACGTCTCGCTCATCAGGCCCTCGCCGAACAGGGCGTGCGGCTCCTTGCTCACGAGCGCGAAGCCCGCGCGCTCGTACATGCGGCGCGCGGCGTGGAGCTGCTGCTCCGTCCACAGCCGCACCTTCCGATAGCCGGCCTCGCGCGCGAACTGGAGACAGGCGTCCATCAGCTTCGTGCCGACGCCGTGTCCTCGGGCCGAGGGCTCCACGAGCATCAGCCGCAGCTTGGCCACCGTCTTCGTGTCGCGCACCAGGAACACCGAGCCGACGGGGCGGCCGTTCAGCTCGGCGATCCAGCAGCGCTCCCGCGCGGGGTCTCGCTCCTGGATGAAGCGCGAGGTGATGCCGGCCACCAGCGCCTCGAAGCGCATGTCCCAGCCGTACTCCTGGCTGTACAGGATGCCGTGGCGCTGGACGACCCAGCCCATGTCCCCGGGGCGGTGCTCGCGCAGGACGACGTGGGGCTGGGCGTCCTGGGTGGAGCGCTCGCCCATCAGCTCCTCGATGGTCAGCATCGCCTCCAGCAGGCGCGGGCGCTCGTCGGCGCGCAGCGGGGAGAGCAGGGCGCGGATGGAGTCGTTGGAGCGGCTGTTCAGCCGGTTGTAGGTCTGCTCTCCCTTGGCGGTGAGCCGCACCAGGTGCTGGCGGGCATCGAGCGCGGAGGGGACCTTCTCGATGAGGCCCTGGTTGCCGAAGTTGCGCAAGAGCCGGCTCAGGTAGCCCGCGTCGAGCGCCAGCTCGCGGCTGATCTCCGTCGCGGTGGGGGACTCGCGGTGGTACAGCTCGTAGATGACGCGGGCCTCGGTGAGCGAGAACTCGCTGTGGAGCAGGCCCTCGTCGAGCACGCCGATCTTCTGGGTGTAGAAGCGGTTGAAGTGCCGAACCGCCGCCACGGTGGGGTCACGTCGCATCTGTGCCATTCTCGTAGCATCGCCGATTCAGGGCGACGGTGGGCGGGCCGCGTAGCGCTCCGCGAGCACCGAGCACACCAGCAACTGGAGCTGGTGGTAGAACATGAGGGGCAGGACGATGAGCCCCAGGGCCGGGTGCGCGCCGAACAGGAGCCGCGCCATGGGCACGCCCGAGGCGAGCGTCTTCTTCGAGCCGCAGAACACCGCGGCGATCTCATCCTCCTTCGTGAACCCCAGCCACCGCGCGGCCTGGGTGGTCGCCGTCAGGACGATGGCCAGGATGAGCGCCGCGCCGCCGAGCACGAGCGCGAGGGTGGTGCCCCCGTGCAGGCCGAAGATGCCCGACGCCACCGAGTCGCAGAAGGACGCGTACACGAGCACGAGGATGAACAGCCGGTCGATGCCGTTGGTGTGCTTGCGATGGCGGGCGAACATGGCGCCCAGGAGCGGCCGGGCCACCTGTCCCAGGGCCAGGGGCAACAGCAGCAGCACGGACAGCTTGAGGATGGCCTCGCCCATGGAGAGGCGCGCCCCGGTGGTCTGCGCGAGCAGGCCGACGATGAGCGGGGTGAGGACGATGCCCAGGAGGCTGGAGAGGCTCGCGTCGAAGATGGCGCCCGCCACGTTGCCCCGGGCGACGCCCGTCATCGCCACGGACGAGGAGATGGTGGACGGCACCGCGCAGAGGAACAGGAAGCCCAGCGAGACCTCGGCCGAGACCCACCGGCCCACCGTGAGGTTGAGCACCGCCCACAGCGCGGGGAAGACGAGGAAGGTGAACGACTGCACCAGCACGTGCAGCCGCCACTGGAGGGCGCCGGCCTTGAGCTGGGCGGTGGGCATGCCCAGGCCGTGCAGGAAGAAGACGAGGAAGATGCCGACGTTGGTGACGACATCCGCGTGCATCGCGCCGCCGGACTTCCCGAAGTCGGGGAAGAGGAGCGCGAGCCCCACGGCACCGAGCATCCCCAGGAGGAACCAGTCCCGCGACAGGCGCTTGATGAGGTGAAGAGACATGTGGGGGCTGAATACTCCCGGACCCGGGAGACCTCCAGCCCCCCTGCGTGTCATCCCTCAGCGCGAGACGAAGAACTCCACCACGAGGCCCGCGTGGTCGGACGGCCAGAGGCCCGAGGCGCTGCGGTTCTCCAGGTCGCCGCCGACGACGACGGCGGAGCGCACGTCGATGGCCTTGGCCTCGCCGGCGAACAACACCAGGTCGATGCGCTCATCGAGGGCGGCGGTGGAGGTGTCGTTCACCGTCTCGCTGAAGCAGCAGGTGAAGCCGTTGCCGGTGCCCACGCGGGTCCAGGCGTCGACCAGCCCGGTGTTCGCGCTGACGAGGGTGTCGTAGCCGGTGGTCACCGCGCCCGGGCCGCTGTTCATGTCGCCGACGACGATGAGCGGCCGCTTGAAGCCATTGACGAGGGTGGCCAGCTCCGCGGCCTGGTTCTCGTTGCCGGGGCGCAGCGTCTCCAGGTGCGTGTTGACGAAGGTGAAGGAGACGCGGTCGAGCGTGGCGTCGAGCTTGGCGTAGCCGCGCGTGAAGCGGATGGACGCGCCGCCCACGGGGACGTCCTGCGCGTAGTCGTAGTTCGCGGTCTCCACGTTGGCGATCTGCACGTCGCCGCGAGCGAGGATGACGTCGCGGTCCGTCAGGCGGACATCCGTGAGGTCGGTGGCGTTGCCGGCGAGCGCGGCGGGCACCTCCGCGTCCGCGTTCTGGATGGTGGCGGCGACGCGGTAGTTCAACCCTCGGGACTGGAGCTCGGCCTGGAGGATGGCCAGGAAGTCGTACGTCACCGTCGTCGCGTTGGGCAGCGGGTTGCTGCTGAAGTCGCTCGGGCTCTGGGTGCGGAAGAGGGAGACCTCCTGCAGACCGATGAGCGCGGGGTCGGTGGACTGGATTTCATCGGCGATCAGCTTGGCGCGCTCGGCGAATTGGGTGGCCTGGACCGTGGTGTAGATGCGCGCGGCGAGGGCGGGGATGTCCTGCGGTGCCTGGGCGGTGGCGAGCAGCTCGATGTTGCCGCCCAGGTAGATGTTGCGGGTCATCACCTTGAACTGGGCGGTGTCGGGCTGCAGCGAGTCATCGTCGTTGTCGTCACCGCAGGCGGAGAGGAACAACGGGGCGCACGCGAGCAGCGGCGCGAGGTGGAGCATTCGGAGTGGAGACATGAGAGCCTGGGGCAGGGGTGGAGTGGCGCGATTTGCGCGCCGGGGCCCTGGGCCGGCAATCGACCTGCCGGGCCCGCGTCGGCTCATGCACAGCCCCTCGCGGGGGAGTGTTCACATCCCTGCGGGACCTCGGCTGTAAGGCAGAGCGAGATGTTCGCCAGGAGCGGGCAGGTCGATGCGACGCAGGCCCGTGTCGCTCCAGGTGACGAAGCAGAGCGCGTCGGATTCGAGGGGTTGGCCGAAGTCGAAGCTCGCGCGGGTGAAGCCCGTGTCGGTGGACTCCTTCACGGTGACGAGGAGGTCGCCGAGCGTCAGGCGTGAGCCTGGAGGCGGTGGCACATCGCGGTTGACCTGCTCCCAGAACCCCAGGTTCCGGGGCGAGCCGCGCACGACGAGGTCGAAGGCGTGGGCGGAGGTCCGCTCGAGCACGTGGTCATGGGGTGCGGCGCTGAGCAGGCGGTAGTGCAGGGGGGCGCGGCCCTGGAGCGCCATGGCGGCGGGGACGTAGAGCGAGATGCTCGGGTCCGCGGCGGCGACCAGCACGAGGGTTCCCTTGCAGGGAGGCGCCTCGCGGGCGATGCGCCACTGCGCGTCCGCGAGCCGGCCCAGGGAGACGCCGAGCCCCACGCGGAAGGCGGGGCCCAGGAAGCCGTGGCCGAGGACGAGGGCGCAGACGGCGGTCCAGAGCAGCAGGCGGTGGCGACGGGGACGTTGGGCTTCACGCGCGGCGGTCCAGCCTCGGAGGATGAGCGTCGCCACCAGGGCGGTGGCGGCGACGAGCGGGACCATGAGGACGCGGCCACCGATGATGCCGGCGGCGCCGGGGAGGGTGGCCGCGATGCCGCCGGGGATGAGCCAGCGCAGGGAGTGCTGCTCCTGTTCGGAGAGGAGCGGAAGGATGGCGCGGGCCATCAGCAGGACCAGGGCCGAGGTGAGGGCGCCCCAGGCCGCGAAGCCCGCGTGGAAGGCGGGGGTGCCGGCGGCGGCGTCGGAGGGGGTGGCGACGACGAGCTCCCCCATGAGGATGAAGACGCGCTGGAAGAGGGTGGCGAGGAAGTCGCCGGGCGCGGCGATGGGATTGAGATAGCCGCCGCTGCCGCGCGCGCCGTAGCCCTGGCTTGCGTAGAAGAGGAGATAGGTGACGACGAGGGCGGCGTAGGGCGCGAGCCAGTGGATCCGCGTGCGGAGGGAGTCGCGGCGGCCGAACAGTTCGTAGGCGCCGAGGAGCGCGACGGAGCCCAGCGCGGCTTCGCCCGAGAGCAGCGCGCCCGCGAGTGCGAGGGGCGCGAGGAGACGACCGGGAGTCCAGCCATCCTCACGGGCGCGCAGGTGTGCGGCGAGCGAGAGGAGTCCCAGGAGCGCGGAGACCAGGGGATGGCGCGCCGCCAGCCACGCGACAGGGAACAGATGCGCGGCGGCGATGGCGTGGAGGACGGTGGCGAGCGTGGCGACGGGGGCGGGGAGGAGTCGTTGGTGCAGCCATCCCACGACGGCCACGAGCCCGAGGAACCAGACGAGGCTGTGCAGGTGGGCGGGGAAGGGCGCGTCGCCGAAGAGCCACTCATCGGCGGTGAGCAGGGCGCTGGGGATGGGACGGAAGAAGCGAATCGACAACGAGTCCGAGGTCCACCAGGGGAGGAGCCCGGCTTCACGGAGCCGCTGAGGGTCGGTGCGAGGGCCGCCCACGAACTCGTAGAGCGTCAAGGGGCCCCAGTCGCCCAGGGCGGAGGCTTGTCCGGAGAGGGCGAGACGGTGGACCAGGTCATCGAGCA includes:
- a CDS encoding methyl-accepting chemotaxis protein; protein product: MRLLDGLSLRTRLTVAVALLTLGALLPFNLLGRLFVFNNLQEQIHATLRVEAQGLRDLVESALVEREANARSWSEDAIIRGALLFDTFEKSDAVLVALEKRHPSFAGLVLFTEDGRAVSASEEKLRRAYEGREREVVATPWFKAALNGTQDITGFTQVDPFFERTVLPLAVPVLSPISGARIGVLLAAYEWSQVAEVVAPALERSRARGQKSFALEVLDAQGTTLFDTHEKDIARPDDVVSVEATNANAVRDVGDGWRFVATVDPEDAYAPLAEAGRVAVGLTALALVVAGVGGFLLARGATGPISRLSQVVTRVVREGDLTQRVEVSTRRDEVGELASAFSLMMEHLRESTRGLQAGTKVLGQTVAELTAAAAQQERTLTKQAAALQETQVTAQEIKQTSLMAAERSQAVLGVTARAREVGQSGEATVSASLQGFEELREQVGVVARSIAALNERTRQIGGITQTVKDLADQSNMLALNAAIEAVRSGEHGKGFGVVAREIRSLADQSISSTGRVREILEDIRQSIESTVTQAEQSQGSAETGLTQVRASGNSLRELTGIIQDNASAAQQIAAAVTQQNAGVAQIFIAVTDLSRMMEESMQGLQAAQRITASLREVAAQMDTVAATYRV
- a CDS encoding gluzincin family metallopeptidase, which gives rise to MATSQAWGFNPTENSPKGTLASQAFFKPELSLASGQVPLAEALRKMGPDSGKVWDDFFARNGNNFEIYIDVVTGTAANIQGAVPLIPGNGVGNKLTLGSLGRQLGRSVDKVDGAVVADLVFKFVEANRAAVGVDMLQLGEARADQITPDLWQVSIPQQYQGIPVRYGRLAATISHGNLILLGTESWANIGVSPMPLVDADRATVLSHERFGLYESPESIWKEPTLEVTPVSVPNAGFGRGMTHQLVWTYGFTTTEGHEHWKVTVDAASGDVLALEDDNHYIDQSVRGGAYVFTNTDVPVTCTPGSFCGSMQANYPMPWANVGSGVFTDGYGVYNYTSGTTTTTLAGKYIRITDTCGAISASGAGNINMGGTNGQHNCISGQAGNSPASRSAFYELNRIAELARGWLPTNAWLQGTMTANVNINSTCNAFWNGSTVNFYRSGGGCRNTGEIGAVFDHEWGHGMDDNDTAGTLSNSSEAYADVASMYRLPFNPAATPTSGQSPASCVGYGFFQTTNNGCGMTADGTGYNVNEAQTGAAWCATNCSGVRDADYAAHNPATPATPQNFVCTRCSSGTGPCSRQVHCAASPVRQAAWDFIARDLRSAPFNYDWNTAQTIGNKVFYQGSGNIGSWHACNCTAGTSDGCAATNGYKQWLAADDDNGNINDGTPHMTAIYNAFNRHNIACATPAPVNSGCSGGPTAAPTVTVTPATGQVSLSWSAVSGATQYWVMKSDGVNGCNYGKARVATTTATNYVDGEVLSGHNTCYSVVAAGSSAACYGASSTCTCVSPL
- a CDS encoding bifunctional helix-turn-helix transcriptional regulator/GNAT family N-acetyltransferase codes for the protein MRRDPTVAAVRHFNRFYTQKIGVLDEGLLHSEFSLTEARVIYELYHRESPTATEISRELALDAGYLSRLLRNFGNQGLIEKVPSALDARQHLVRLTAKGEQTYNRLNSRSNDSIRALLSPLRADERPRLLEAMLTIEELMGERSTQDAQPHVVLREHRPGDMGWVVQRHGILYSQEYGWDMRFEALVAGITSRFIQERDPARERCWIAELNGRPVGSVFLVRDTKTVAKLRLMLVEPSARGHGVGTKLMDACLQFAREAGYRKVRLWTEQQLHAARRMYERAGFALVSKEPHALFGEGLMSETWELKL
- a CDS encoding bile acid:sodium symporter family protein → MSLHLIKRLSRDWFLLGMLGAVGLALLFPDFGKSGGAMHADVVTNVGIFLVFFLHGLGMPTAQLKAGALQWRLHVLVQSFTFLVFPALWAVLNLTVGRWVSAEVSLGFLFLCAVPSTISSSVAMTGVARGNVAGAIFDASLSSLLGIVLTPLIVGLLAQTTGARLSMGEAILKLSVLLLLPLALGQVARPLLGAMFARHRKHTNGIDRLFILVLVYASFCDSVASGIFGLHGGTTLALVLGGAALILAIVLTATTQAARWLGFTKEDEIAAVFCGSKKTLASGVPMARLLFGAHPALGLIVLPLMFYHQLQLLVCSVLAERYAARPPSP
- a CDS encoding endonuclease/exonuclease/phosphatase family protein, translating into MSPLRMLHLAPLLACAPLFLSACGDDNDDDSLQPDTAQFKVMTRNIYLGGNIELLATAQAPQDIPALAARIYTTVQATQFAERAKLIADEIQSTDPALIGLQEVSLFRTQSPSDFSSNPLPNATTVTYDFLAILQAELQSRGLNYRVAATIQNADAEVPAALAGNATDLTDVRLTDRDVILARGDVQIANVETANYDYAQDVPVGGASIRFTRGYAKLDATLDRVSFTFVNTHLETLRPGNENQAAELATLVNGFKRPLIVVGDMNSGPGAVTTGYDTLVSANTGLVDAWTRVGTGNGFTCCFSETVNDTSTAALDERIDLVLFAGEAKAIDVRSAVVVGGDLENRSASGLWPSDHAGLVVEFFVSR